A window of Photobacterium toruni genomic DNA:
ATCTTGAGCACGAGTTCGAGCTTCACTAATCGCAACCCCACCAATTAATAACGGCATTGCTACATTTTCAGTCGCTGTAAAATCAGCCAATAAATGGTGAAATTGATATACAAAGCCAATATCTTGATTACGAATTTTTGCTTGTTTATTGGAGTTTAATGTATCTAACCGCTGTCCTTTGAAAAACACTTCGCCATTAGTGGGTTCATCTAATGAACCAAGAATATGCAACAACGTACTCTTACCTGAGCCAGAAGAACCAACAATTGCCACCAGCTCATGATCAGCAATATCAATATTAACCTGCTTCAATACTTCAGTTTGTAACTGACCCTCTTGATAAGTTTTACATAATTGATTACAAGATAATAATGGATTATTCATAACGAAGAGCCTCAGCAGGACGGACAGCTGCCGCACGATAAGATGGGAAAATAGTCGCTAATAAGCTCAATATAATAGCGCCAACAATAACAGCCAAAATTTGCATTGGTTCAAAATCTACAGGAAGAGAACCACCAATAACCGCAAGATTAACCCCGACAAATGCCATAATTGGGTTTAGGTAGTAAGAGATTATTACACCAAAAACACCTCCAAGTAGAGCGCCAATGACACCACTACTTGAACCTTGTACCATAAATAACATCAATACCTGACGGTGAGTCATCCCTTGTGTTTTTAAGATTGCGACTTCAGCTTGCTTTTCCATTACCACCATTATTAGCGCAGAAATAATATTAAACGCCGCAACACCAATGATAAGCCCTAGCATCAGCCCCATCATATTTTTTTCCATTTTCACTGCTTGAAACAACTCACCACGCTGTTCACGCCAATCTGACCATTTCCAATCATTAGGTAATGGTATTTTTGCTAATTCCGTTACCGCAAAAGGATCGTTAAGGTATAAACGCCAGCCTGACATTTGATCCAATTTATAATGCAATAACCGACCCGCATCAGAGATGTTAGTAAATACCAACTGCTTATCAACATCGGAACCAGTATCATAAATACCAGATACGGTGAAATTACGCTGACTAGGTAAGCGTCCTAATGGTGTAAATTGACTTGCGCTTGTTACCATTAAGCGAATTTTATCGCCTGGCTGAACATCTAATTCAACAGCAAGTGCTTGACCAATAATGACATTAAAACTACCTGGTTGAAGAGTTTTCAATGACCCAACCATCAGATGATCAGCAATAGGATCATATTGGTTAGGTTCAATACCTATCATCATGCCAGCAGCTAATGAATTCGCACTCTGAATAATCGTTTCACCACGGGTGATAGCTGTCACTTTAGTTACATGTGGTAATTGTTTTAAAACACTCGGCACATGCTCTGAAAGTGGCACTCGACCATCAGTATTAGTAATAATTGCTTGGGGTAACACACCTAAAATTCGATCTTTGAGTTGTTGTTCAAAACCATTCATGACGGACATTACTGTAATTAATGCCATCACCCCTACAGTGATGCCCGCGGTTGACATGTAAGAAACAAAACGACTAAAACGATCACCAGAACGTCCACGTAAGTAGCGTAAACCAATAAAAAAAGATACAGGATGAAACATAGGCTTAAAAAACCACTCCTTTATTTAATAACTCAAGAATACGCGTTAACGGCACTGTTTACCATCAAGCAAGGTAAATGTAATGTAAAAACAGAGGGTAAAGATAATCACTTTACTGAGATCACTTGCTCGTAAGTTCGCTCTAAGTAATAATCAGTATCAATGTCACCAATATTAGCGTTGGTTACATAATAAATATAATGACACACTCGATGACAATTAACTGGCAGTGAGTAAGCAATGAGACAAGATGAATATTTTTCAGTTCAATTAGGACTAACAATTAATGTTGAGCCACTAGCCAACGGTAAATCACTTCCTAACATCAAAACCTTTAGTGCTGAAATTCCACCACTGTTCCGTATAGCCAGAGAATGTAACACGCTCGAAGAAAATGCAGAACGTCTATTAACGGGCTTTGGAAAAGAAGACAGTAAAGCATTAATCGATTATCTTAGTGCTCAAAATAGTAAAATAAACCTACTGTTATCTTACGTGCTATCTCAACAAAATAATGCTAATTATCGTTATATCACTGAAACCTTTGGTGCCAGTAATCTAAGCTTTTATAGCCCACACTCTTTTACACTCGGGCAAAATGTCACCGTTAAACTATTTTTAGATCATCCAGCTGCTGCTATATATTGTTATGCAGAGGTAATTACTTGCTCCGTTTCAGATGACCGTTTTTTAATTCAGTTGCACTACACGCGACTATTAGAAGAAGATCGTGATTTATTAATCCGTGCTGCACTGCATTGCCAACAAAAGCTTTTACGTCAGCGGGCCCAACAACGAAATATGAATAATAACAATGACGAATAAAACATTACTCTCAATCCCCTTACCAAAAAAATCTGGG
This region includes:
- the lolD gene encoding lipoprotein-releasing ABC transporter ATP-binding protein LolD, encoding MNNPLLSCNQLCKTYQEGQLQTEVLKQVNIDIADHELVAIVGSSGSGKSTLLHILGSLDEPTNGEVFFKGQRLDTLNSNKQAKIRNQDIGFVYQFHHLLADFTATENVAMPLLIGGVAISEARTRAQDMLEMVGLNHRFDHRPSELSGGERQRVAIARALVNNPAIVLADEPTGNLDHQTALDIYDLMRKLNIESGTAFLVVTHDMQLASKLDRCMFMQDGILAEVKDK
- the lolC gene encoding lipoprotein-releasing ABC transporter permease subunit LolC, with product MFHPVSFFIGLRYLRGRSGDRFSRFVSYMSTAGITVGVMALITVMSVMNGFEQQLKDRILGVLPQAIITNTDGRVPLSEHVPSVLKQLPHVTKVTAITRGETIIQSANSLAAGMMIGIEPNQYDPIADHLMVGSLKTLQPGSFNVIIGQALAVELDVQPGDKIRLMVTSASQFTPLGRLPSQRNFTVSGIYDTGSDVDKQLVFTNISDAGRLLHYKLDQMSGWRLYLNDPFAVTELAKIPLPNDWKWSDWREQRGELFQAVKMEKNMMGLMLGLIIGVAAFNIISALIMVVMEKQAEVAILKTQGMTHRQVLMLFMVQGSSSGVIGALLGGVFGVIISYYLNPIMAFVGVNLAVIGGSLPVDFEPMQILAVIVGAIILSLLATIFPSYRAAAVRPAEALRYE
- a CDS encoding PilZ domain-containing protein, which translates into the protein MRQDEYFSVQLGLTINVEPLANGKSLPNIKTFSAEIPPLFRIARECNTLEENAERLLTGFGKEDSKALIDYLSAQNSKINLLLSYVLSQQNNANYRYITETFGASNLSFYSPHSFTLGQNVTVKLFLDHPAAAIYCYAEVITCSVSDDRFLIQLHYTRLLEEDRDLLIRAALHCQQKLLRQRAQQRNMNNNNDE